In Elephas maximus indicus isolate mEleMax1 chromosome 7, mEleMax1 primary haplotype, whole genome shotgun sequence, the following proteins share a genomic window:
- the LOC126080266 gene encoding olfactory receptor 8H1-like translates to MGRRNNTNVSDFVLMGLMDSEEIRLVLFTLFLLIYLVTLLGNTGMILIIHLDLQLHTPMYFFLGHLSFLDLSYSTVITPKTLENLLTSTKDISFRGCFTQMYFFVFLGATECFFLFSMTYDRYVAICSPLQYPVVMSTTLCRSLITASYVIGFSVSFVNVLCINTLHFCDSNVIHHFFCDTPPILALSCTDTHNIEIMVIVVSGWTLMVSLTTISVSYASILSTILKINSTSGKRKAFSTCASHLLGVTIFYGTMIFTYLKPSKSYSLGKDQVVSVFYTIVIPMLNPLIYSLRNKEVKNALIRVMQKRESTRHVRRQ, encoded by the coding sequence ATGGGCAGAAGGAATAATACAAACGTGTCTGACTTTGTCCTCATGGGACTGATGGACTCTGAAGAGATCCGGCTGGTCCTTTTTACTCTATTTCTCCTGATATACCTGGTTACTCTGCTGGGGAATACAGGGATGATACTAATAATCCACCTGGATCTCCAgcttcacacccccatgtattttttcctcgGTCATCTGTCATTCCTTGACCTCAGCTACTCAACAGTCATTACTCCTAAAACCTTAGAGAACCTACTGACTTCGACCAAGGATATTTCATTCAGGGGCTGTTTCACCCAGAtgtatttttttgtcttcttgggtgccactgaatgtttttttctcttttcaatgacctatGATCGCTACGTAGCTATCTGCAGCCCTCTACAATACCCAGTTGTTATGTCCACGACACTCTGCCGCTCCCTCATCACTGCATCCTATGTGATTGGCTTCAGTGTCTCCTTTGTCAATGTGCTTTGCATAAACACTTTGCATTTCTGTGAttccaatgtaatccatcactttTTCTGTGACACACCCCCAATTTTAGCCCTGTCCTGCACTGACACACACAACATTGAGATCATGGTAATTGTTGTTTCTGGCTGGACATTAATGGTGTCTCTTACCACAATCTCTGTGTCCTATGCATCCATTCTCTCTACTATCCTGAAAATCAATTCCACTTCAGGAAAGCGAAAAGCCTTCTctacctgtgcctcccacctcctGGGTGTCACCATCTTCTATGGTACCAtgatttttacttatttaaagCCAAGTAAGTCCTACTCCTTGGGAAAGGACCAAGTGGTCTCTGTTTTTTATACGATTGTGATCCCCATGCTGAATCCACTCATTTATAGTCTCAGGAACAAAGAAGTGAAAAATGCTCTCATTAGAGTTATGCAGAAGAGAGAGAGCACAAGGCATGTAAGACGACAGTGA
- the LOC126079510 gene encoding olfactory receptor 8I2-like produces MAESNFTEVALFIFSGFANHPELQVSLFLIFLLIYLFTVLGNLGLIMLIRMDPQLHTPMYFFLSNLALIDVFYSSTVTPKALVNFQSDQKTISFVGCFAQMYFFVGLLCSECFLLGSMAYDRYVAICNPLLYSVVMSQKVCNWLGTTPYVIGFTNSLISVCVISSLAFCDSRINHFFCDTTALLALSCVDAFSTEMVIFVLAGFTLLSPLLIIIVTYIAIISAILRIQSAAGRQKAFSTCAAHLMGVTIFYGSLIFTYLQPENTSSLTQAQVASVFYTIVIPMLNPLIYSLRNKDVKNAVLRVIHKKLSP; encoded by the coding sequence ATGGCTGAGTCCAATTTCACTGAGGTGGCCCTATTCATCTTCTCTGGATTCGCAAACCACCCTGAACTTCAAGTCAGTCTTTTTCTGATATTTCTACTTATCTATCTGTTCACTGTCTTGGGGAATCTTGGGTTAATCATGTTAATCAGAATGGACCCTCAACTTCACACTCCTATGTACTTTTTCCTTAGCAATCTGGCACTCATTGACGTGTTTTATTCCTCCACCGTGACGCCCAAGGCTCTGGTCAATTTCCAGTCCGACCAGAAAACCATCTCTTTTGTTGGCTGCTTTGCCCAAATGTACTTTTTTGTTGGTCTGTTGTGTAGTGAGTGTTTTCTTCTGGGatccatggcctatgaccgctatgtagcAATCTGCAATCCCTTACTCTATTCAGTGGTTATGTCCCAGAAAGTGTGCAACTGGCTGGGAACCACGCCTTATGTGATTGGCTTCACAAATTCTttgatatctgtttgtgtgataaGCAGTTTGGCGTTCTGTGATTCCAGAATCAACCATTTTTTCTGTGACACCACAGCCCTTTTGGCCCTATCCTGTGTAGATGCTTTCAGTACAGAAATGGTGATTTTTGTTTTAGCTGGGTTCACACTCCTTAGTCCTCTTCTGATCATCATAGTCACGTACATTGCCATCATCTCAGCCATCCTGAGGATCCAGTCTGCAGCGGGCAGGCagaaggccttctccacctgtgcagCCCACCTCATGGGTGTAACCATTTTCTACGGGTCCTTGATTTTCACGTATTTACAGCCAGAAAACACATCCTCCCTGACTCAGGCACAGGTGGCATCTGTATTCTATACCATTGTCATTCCCATGCTGAATCCACTGATCTATAGTCtgaggaacaaggatgtgaagaaCGCTGTCTTGAGAGTCATACATAAAAAACTATCTCCATGA
- the LOC126079470 gene encoding olfactory receptor 8H1-like, with protein sequence MSRSNNTNMSDFILMGLTDSEEIRLVLFTLFLLIYLVTVLGNTGMILIIHLDLQLHTPMYFFLSHLSFLDLSYSTVITPKTLENLLTSTKDISFRGCFTQMYFFVFLGATECFLLSSMAYDRYVAICNPLRYPVIMSTTLCRSLITASYVTGFIDSFVNVLCMNTLRFCDSNVIRHFFCDTPPILALSCTDTHGTEIMILIFAGSTLMVSLITISVSYASILSTILKINSTSGKRKAFSTCASHLLGVTIFYGTMIFTYLKPSKSYSLGKDQVVSVFYTIVIPMLNPLIYSLRNKEVKNALIRVIQKRESTRHVR encoded by the coding sequence ATGAGTAGAAGTAATAACACAAACATGTCTGACTTCATCCTCATGGGACTGACAGACTCTGAAGAGATCCGGCTGGTCCTCTTTACTCTATTTCTCCTGATATACCTGGTTACTGTGCTGGGGAATACAGGGATGATACTAATAATCCACCTGGATCTCCAgcttcacacccccatgtattttttcctcagtcATCTGTCATTCCTTGACCTCAGCTACTCGACGGTCATTACTCCTAAAACCTTAGAGAACCTACTGACTTCGACCAAGGATATTTCATTCAGGGGCTGTTTCACCCAGAtgtatttttttgtcttcttgggtgccacagaatgttttcttctgtcttctatgGCCTACGATCGCTACGTAGCTATCTGCAATCCTCTACGATACCCAGTTATTATGTCCACGACACTCTGCCGCTCCCTCATCACTGCATCCTATGTGACTGGCTTCATTGACTCCTTTGTCAATGTCCTTTGCATGAACACATTGCGTTTCTGTGACTCCAATGTAATCCGTCACTTTTTCTGTGACACACCCCCAATTTTAGCCCTGTCCTGCACTGATACACATGGTACTGAGATCATGATACTCATTTTTGCTGGCTCTACCTTAATGGTGTCTCTTATCACAATCTCTGTGTCCTATGCATCCATTCTCTCCACTATCCTGAAAATCAATTCCACTTCAGGAAAGCGAAAAGCCTTCTctacctgtgcctcccacctcctGGGTGTCACCATCTTCTATGGTACCAtgatttttacttatttaaagCCAAGTAAGTCCTACTCCTTGGGAAAGGACCAAGTGGTCTCTGTTTTTTATACGATTGTGATCCCCATGCTGAATCCACTCATTTATAGTCTCAGGAACAAAGAAGTGAAAAATGCTCTCATTAGAGTTATACAGAAGAGAGAGAGCACAAGGCATGTAAGATGA